Proteins from a genomic interval of Rhipicephalus microplus isolate Deutch F79 chromosome 6, USDA_Rmic, whole genome shotgun sequence:
- the LOC119168012 gene encoding uncharacterized protein LOC119168012 produces the protein MKRANHPLPSAVHNVQSIALSEIFSFPGKQLCFIAMFKFALQLLLCTAVMNAPSPDFLTDCVSSSEHVTAEHTCILVPQTDIGTYGRSYKLLAESVLQEPSNQRNPKFLNTVYNVTRAAVKDRDFVKEGPNLLLEFTTSQSACLHSRHYTVHMCPPIDDKVNGLCQAVFHYRSSILRIERSWCKRMD, from the exons ATGAAAAGGGCCAACCATCCCTTACCTTCCGCGGTACACAACGTTCAGTCGATCGCTCTCAGCGAGATCTTTTCCTTTCCAGGAAAACAACTGTGCTTCATTGCGATGTTTAAGTTCGCTCTACAACTGCTGCTCTGCACGGCAGTCATGAACGCACCATCTCCGGACTTCCTCACTGACTGTGTGTCGAGTTCGGAACACGTAACTGCGGAGCACACATGCATCCTGGTACCGCAGACTGATATAGGCACGTATGGTAGGTCCTACAAATTGCTGGCCGAGTCCGTACTGCAGGAACCCTCCAATCAGCGGAACCCTAAATTTCTCAACACGGTCTACAACGTCACACGGGCCGCAGTCAAG GATCGAGATTTTGTGAAGGAAGGACCCAACCTTCTCTTGGAGTTTACTACTAGCCAGAGTGCCTGCCTTCATTCACGTCACTACACCGTTCACATGTGCCCCCCCATTGACGACAAG GTGAACGGGCTATGCCAGGCAGTGTTCCACTACCGTAGCAGCATCTTGCGCATCGAACGATCTTGGTGCAAGCGCATGGATTAA